One genomic window of Thermorudis peleae includes the following:
- a CDS encoding dolichyl-phosphate beta-glucosyltransferase: MTEARTTEMAPEWSTLSLIIPAYNEERRLPTTMEAVLSYLTAQPYTWEVLIADDGSEDATAAIAAVWQQREARVRHLRLPHRGKAAAVFSGVMAAHGQFIVFTDADLSTPIHYLEPMMALLNQGWDIVIGSREGETAKRLGEPWHRHLMGRVFNWVVQLLAVPGIPDTQCGFKGFHAAVARTLFAACQLYRNDTLPVRGPRVTGFDVELLYVARRAGYRIAILPVTWRHVPGSKVDPVSDSMRMLGDVLRVRWYAWRGRYDVSLPSSLASLPGQHQDKATIPEVRK, encoded by the coding sequence ATGACGGAGGCGCGTACTACTGAGATGGCGCCTGAGTGGTCAACCCTCAGCCTGATTATTCCGGCCTATAACGAGGAGCGTCGCTTACCAACCACAATGGAAGCGGTGCTTTCCTATCTCACTGCTCAGCCGTATACGTGGGAGGTCTTGATTGCCGATGACGGGAGTGAGGACGCAACTGCAGCAATCGCGGCCGTTTGGCAGCAGCGGGAGGCGCGCGTGCGGCACTTGCGCCTTCCACACCGCGGGAAAGCGGCTGCTGTCTTTAGTGGAGTGATGGCAGCACATGGTCAGTTCATTGTCTTCACTGATGCTGACCTGTCAACTCCGATTCACTATCTTGAGCCGATGATGGCGCTTTTGAACCAAGGCTGGGACATCGTCATCGGATCTCGGGAAGGTGAAACAGCCAAGCGTTTGGGTGAACCGTGGCATCGCCATCTCATGGGACGCGTTTTTAACTGGGTGGTGCAGCTTCTTGCTGTTCCCGGAATTCCTGACACCCAATGTGGTTTTAAAGGCTTCCACGCTGCGGTAGCGCGAACGCTCTTTGCAGCGTGTCAACTTTACCGGAATGATACGCTTCCCGTGCGTGGACCGCGAGTTACCGGCTTCGATGTCGAATTGCTCTATGTAGCTCGCCGGGCTGGCTACCGCATCGCGATCCTTCCAGTTACCTGGCGCCATGTGCCCGGGAGCAAAGTTGATCCGGTAAGTGACAGCATGCGCATGCTGGGAGACGTGTTGCGTGTTCGCTGGTATGCCTGGCGTGGACGGTACGACGTCTCTCTTCCATCCTCGCTGGCTTCTCTGCCTGGACAACACCAGGACAAGGCGACTATACCCGAAGTGCGAAAGTGA